TCAACTCCTGGAATCAAGCTACACAGACGATTCAATTAAGGTTACATAACAAGCTATAAATGTTAACAACTTAAAGAATAGATGACAGAAGTTGAGATAAGGACAGGAGCTGAAGGAAAGTATAAGGATGCTAATATCTGCAGTTTACAGGATATGTGTCTGCAGTCATGGAACAAGAAATAAAGGTTTAAGAATGTTTAAAGCTGCAAAGGTAATAGAGTAAGTGGTATAAGTCTATTAGGAAGAAGATGGGGAGATGAGAGTGGTACAAATGAAGTAAATCTTAGTACATGAGGCACTGAAAATAGTTattgaaaatacaaatgaatatccCATCAGCAAATCATTAGTGATATGTAAGTAACCACTTAACATCAAACCCTAGAAATACGAAGCGTAGGGCAGAGAATGACTTACTTTTCATTATACTCTctttagtattttattattttaactatatgtatgtattagtttatttcaaaatattagaatttacgtttaaaaagctacaaaaacaccaaaaacaaatcaAGCCTCTCCTTTATCGTCTCTAGGTAGGATAACATGCTTAATGCCTTCCTCACACTCGATGAGGATATAATTCACCTATTTTTCCCTAGAGCTTTTATagtttcatattttacatttaaatctttaatccatctaGATTTCATTTTGGTGTGAGAAAATGATCATCTTTCATTGCCCACCCCCTCACCAAAAACATAGTCAATGTTTTCTCTGCATCATGTGTTGAATAATGAATCCGACCATCCCCCACTAATGTGAGGTGCAACCATTGTCATACGATGATTTCTTCTGGAAGCAGTTCTGTTCAGGACATTCTGGTACCTGTGCCATGCTGTTTTAATGACAAAGCTCTTCTAGTTTATGATAATGCACATGCCCTTCTTCCCTTACTCCCTTATGTTGACCTTTAACAAGTTACTTTGggctctctaagcctcagtttccctacctgtgAACTGCAGATAATGTTAATACTTGTCTCATAGgctttgaggaataaatgagataatccatgagAATACTTAGCCCAGTGCAGTTATGATATTAGCTGTAATTGTTATTAGTTATAGCATACTGTCTAGCATATAGTGTATATTCAGTAAATTAACATACTTTTAATaatttgtgggaattccctggcactttcactgccatgggcctgggttcaatacctgttcagggaactaagatcccacaaaccatgtGGTgtggccccccccccaaaaaaaaataattggctTATTTACACACACTAAAATACCTTTGAATGCTTTGCAAGCCTAGTTTTTTAGCTTGGGTTGTTAAGTGTTTCTTTCTGAATACTCTATCATTCTTGTCCTTGCCTATAATTTAGTGCTGGAGGGTTTTAAAATTATCTCTTGCATatgtaatacatattttttattcagtttaaaTTCTGATTCTTCCTGAGCATTGTAACTCTATACATTGGACATGGCAGATTAATGTCTCTCTTTTTCAGGATGAAATTCAAACTTCTGCATCTTCTTGTGATGAGATTGAGGTACAGCTCAGCAGCCAGAAGCAAGCTGAGAGGGAGCCAGTGGGCCATGTCACCAAAACAAGGAGAAGGCGCAGGACTGTCTACAGGAGCCCTGACTCCCAGGTGAATAGAAATGTGCAAACTAAAAATAAGCTACCACCTGTGCCCAAACTGGTATATTATTAGGGAGCCTTCTCTTAATTCCCTTATGATATCGGGTGGTGGCAAACACTGCTGTGAGCTCCATGAAAGCGCAAACCTGAGTCTGGCCTCATCACACCCCGGGCACTGGCACTCGGAAAGCACTTAGTAAGTATTAAGCACAaattaaatgtttgctgaataatatGAACATTCATTGAGTGTTTTCTTAAGTGAGGTGTAGTAAGTAAGAAGGAAAGAGATACCAACatcaaatatgattttttttttcctccttcctatcTTGTCCCGGGCCTGGTGATCAGCTGAGCTTAGTCTTTGAACAGTGTGGTCACGTGATTCCGGGGGCTTCTCCCACTTGCTCTGAGAGGACTCTGATTTTATTATCCTTTCATTCAAATGTAACTTTTACAAGATggtcctaatttttattttctagccTTGTGTAGTCCCTTAGTCACTAGCTTGTCTAGTTAGTTTCTCCTCCCTAGGAGAGCAACCTCTGCTCTCCTAGAGGTTGTATGCCTTCCAGTGGTCCCTAGTCTCTACTATTCCCAGATGCATGTTCTCATGACATTTGGTGAGGCAGAGAACCAAATCTGCCACTCAAAAATCTTGGTCtcctacttttctttcttcaattcATTTTCCTCCTCAATTTGGTACCTATCTTTGGAAGGCAgtgattacttttttctttctttatgtctgAATATAAGCAATGTTTTTAATGATAcgtttttaaattgagatataattcacatgtaaCATcctatcagtttcaggtgtacaatgtaatgattcaatatttgtggcgatcatttcacaatatatatacaataagtctagttaacacctcacatagttacagtttttttcttgtgatgagaacttttcagatctactcttagcaattttcaagtgTGATTCCTTCTTATTTGTTAttgaaatcatttattttcttttaaaatctgtagcAGGATCATTCAGAGATAAAAGTATGTGATCCTACTGAATTCCAGAATCAAGAAAAGCATGAAAACCAGGCTCTCAGAACTATTGTAGAAGCTCCTTCTCTACCAAACAAGAGTCAAGATGAGAATGCAGTGCCCTCAGGAAAAAGTGGAATAAATGGTATGccaagtaactttttaaaaatccaaaattgCTAGGGTAACCATGTGCATTAATTTCCTAGGACTGCCATAGCAAAGTGCCATAAACTGggcaacttaaaacaacagaaatttgggaattccctggcagtccagtggttaggacttggcgctttcactgctgggacaCGAGTTCagtacctggtcagggaactaaaatcctgaaagccgcacggtgcggccaaaaaaaaaaaccaaaaaacacaaatttattctgtcacagttctggaggctggagtctaaAATCAGGGTGTCAGTAGGGCCATCTTCCTCCAAGATTCTGGGGAGAATCTTTCCTGGCCCCTTTGTGCCTTCGGTGGTGGCTGTAGACCTGGGCTTGCAGCTAAATCTCTGCCTCCTCATCATGTGGcagtctctctgtgtgtctttttctttctttttttttttttaacgttcattcattcatttatttatggctgcgttgggtctttgttgcggcgagcgggggctactcttccttggggtgtgcgtgcttctcattacagtggcttctcttgctgtggagcatggctCTAGGCCCATGGGCCTCAGTTGTtctggcatgtgggctcagtagttgtggctcgtgggttctagagcggaggctcggtagttgtggcgcacaggcttagttgctgtgcagcatgtggaatcttcccagaccagggctcgaacccgtgtcccctgcattggcaggtagattcttaaccacttcaccaccagggaagtccctatttatttatttatttggctgtgtccagtcttagttgcggcacgtgggatctttgttgcagtgcgtgggcttctctctagttgtggcacgtgggctctctagttgtggcacacgggctctctagttgtggtatgcatgctctagagctcatgggctcagtagttgcagcactcaggcttagttgccctatgGCATatgggaacttagttccctgagcagggatcaaacccaagtcccctgcattagaaggcggattcttgaccactggaccaccagggaagttcctgtgtgtctttttctttacatcgttttcttaaaaggacaccagttatattggattaggtcCATCCTAATGACCTTGGTTTAAGTTGATTATGTCTACAAAGAccctttccaaataaggtcagatCACAATTATTAGAGGTTAAGACTTCATTCATCATATCTCTTTTGGGGAAATAGTTCAACCCGTAACACCATTATGTAACTTCTAAGGGTTCAGCAATGAAAGCAAAAGTTAGAACCAAATACAGTAGGCCATcaggtcacctttttttttttttttttttttttttttttgcggtgtgtgggcctctcactgttgtggcctctcccgttgcggagcacaggctctggacccgcaggctcagcggccatggctcacgggcccagacactccgcgacatgtgagatcttcccggaccggggcacgaacccgtgtcccctgcatcggcaggcggactctcaaccactgcgccaccagggaagccccatcaggtCACCTTTAATAACTGTGTAGAAAGCAGAATATGAGTGGTATCTGGAAAGTTTAAGGCAGTTGGTCTTAAGGCAGGATGAGGAGAGAGCCTGGCTCATTCTGCCAATTAGCTCCTTCTGGCCTGCTCCAGAGACAGGTACAAAGACCTGTTAGCCCCTTCAAGTAGGACAGTTAAAAAGGatctgcaggcttccctggtggcgcagtggttgagagtccgcctgccgatgcaggggacacgggttcgtgccccagtctgggaagatcccacatgccgcagagcggctaggccggtgagccatggccctggagcctgtgctctgcaacaggagaggccacaacagtgagaggcctgcatactgcaaaaaaaaaaaaaaaaaaaaaaaaaaaaaaaggatctgcaGAGTCTACCTTCCCAGGGGGGGTGGCCATTTTATTatgataaatgtatattttacttaGTCTCTAACCTCCTAAAAACCTCTTCCCTAAACTTTCTCAACTAAAAATTTGTTTCAATAAGGCCAGAAAACTTCAGTTCCCCTATGCCTAACAGGACTTGATGCTTTCTGATTTCATCCCTCGGGAAGCCTGCCAGTTGCAACAGTGTTTCAGTGTTCATTTCCCCCAGCACATCTATCTGGGACCTGAGGCTTGCCTGAGGGGATTGGGAGAGAAGATGATCCACTCAAGTCCACCAAGCAGTTAAATGCAGAATTTCTAATGCTGAGCCCTCCCAGTTACCCCAGAATTTTGAATGTCTTACTAAATCTAGAAAGTTAAAGAAGGTAGATGTTCTGATTTGTAGGTCTGACGTGAGCCTGGAATTCTGCAGATTTAATAAGTACCCCAGGTAATTTTGATGCATATGCCTCATAAACCCATTTTGAAATCCTGAGACTAGGGGAATGTAAAGAAATAAGACAGGGTCAGAAGTGGGGGTAGAATTTAAAATACCTGTTATTCCACCAATCTTGTTGTCAAGAAGACTTACTTCTAGGACCCAGTTTTGAAGGCATGGGAAAAATGAGGGTGGACCCTTTAAGTCAGGTTTGCCCAATGAAGCACACAGGcagtttgaaggagaaaaatctgatcATGCAGTTTCTGGTGagaggaattttttaaactttgacaTAATTCCAGACTTAAAGTTGTAAGAATAGTACCAAGAGCTCCTATATATCGTTCACCTAGATTTctcaaatgttaatattttgacgTATTTGCTTTATCCTCCtctctatttatatttatatacatatctaCGTACGTATATgtgttatatacatttttttcctgaactgtTTGAGAGTGTTTCAGATATGTTCccctttacccctaaatatttgtgtttcttaaaACATCAGAACTTTTTCTCACAAATGTACAGAGAGCAGAAAGTTCACTGATAGGGCTTCTTCTTATTCCACATTACAACTAACCTCTGAGAAACAACCACTTGTCAAGGTTTGGTatagtatcaaagaagaatatccacgattatctgaaaaggctattaaaatactcttCACTTTCAACCACATAGCTGTATATGACAAAATTCGTTTTCATATATTCAATCAAAACAATATATCACAACATATGtatacagaagaaaagagaatccagcTGCCTTTTATTGTCAGATGTTAAAgaaattgtaaaacaaaaacaaaaaacgctCTACTCACTTTTTTGATTTagaaattttagccatttttcataaattatttatGTTAACGTATAGTGGGTATATTTTTAGtgaatcaattattttttaatgtcttaagtTTTAATATCTAATATGGCACATATTGATATAATGTACATGAACAAAAATTCTTTGGGGTCCTCAGTAACTTTTGAGAGTACAAAGGGATCCTGAGGCTAGAAAGTGTGAGACCTGCTAACTAACCTGTAGACAGACCTTATCTAGATTTCATCCCAGCAATGTCCCTTAAAACAAAGGCAAATCTCAACTCATCCTTTGCATTTCATTGCCATGTCTCTCttgtttttgaataaatttatttatttatacattttttaatttttggctgcgtggggtcttcgttgctgcacacgggctttctctagttgcggcgagcacaggctactctttgttgccgtgcacaggcttctcattgtggttgcttctcgttgaggagcacaggctctaggcgcatgggcttcagtagttgtggcacatgggctcagtagttgtggctcacgggctctagagcgcaggctcagtagttgtggcacatgggcttagttactctgtggcatgtgggatcttccctgaccagggctcgaacccgtgtctcctgcattgtcaggcagattcttaaccactgcaccaccagggaagtcttgccATGTCTCTTTAAGCTactttaatctggaacagttccGCAGCCTTCCTTTGTCTTCTAGCGCATTGAccttttttaaatacagtttctTGGGTCCTCTGACTTGGTTTGTCTAATGTTGCTGATGGTTAGATTCAGATCATGCACTATTGGCAGGAATCCCGCAAACTAGGGCTGTGTCCTCCTCATTCAGCACCCCAGAGGGCTCAGATGTTGGTTTGTCCTATGACTAGTCTTGTCCACTTGCATCACCTGGTTATGGTGGTGTCTGCTAGGTTGCTCCTTTGTAATAGTTATTATATTTCCATTTGTAATAAGTATCTTGTGAGGAATGACTGTGACTCCTTAAATATCCTATTTCATGGCCAAGGTCCAAGCAAAAGCCCTATAACCCCTCTGCTCTATCCAGTCATTCTTTTGCCTTGTTTTATGGATGCATTGGCAAACCTTAAGGATGAGTGACTTTATAAGTAGCATTTCTTGAAAACCCACTTGCACAGTTTTTAGTAGATTGCCTTAAGCTGAAAAAGATACTAGAATGTGAGAGATAAGTAGGGGGAAATAGCAACCCTTATATACATGATGGCTTTAACtggatttaaagaacaaaagcaaaacaagtaTAGAAgcaaaggacctgagaaaatataataaatataataatagccAAAATGATAATAGTGTTTCTTAGGCTGGTGGGATTGTGTGACTTTTATCATCCTTGTTAAAACAACTAGACATGTTCATAGCAAAAGTTCTGGAAAAGAGTTTTATAAacatacagaaatttaaaaacatctatACAAGAAGCATAAAATTTCTGTCTACTTGAAATATGAGCTAAAATTGTGGTGATGCTGTAACTAATGCTTTGTGCTCCTTGTGCCGTCTCTCCCACACATTGGCAGAGGCCTATCACATGAATATGCTCCACGTTAACTTACATTTCTTAATGGGAATAATTTTTGGAAATCTTTCATTAGTTCTATATCCTTGGATTCAGGTAATGAAGGTCCAAAGATaccttcagaaagaaagaagtctctCTACACAGATGGGTTTTCCAAACccggaaaaaataaaagaactgcaAGCACTACTCCAAGTAAGTTTtgcacacaaagaaacataaaatggtGGTTGGCCCCCTTCAGGCTGACGCTGGCGAGGCAGTGCACTGTGACAGCCGAAGGCTCAGACACTGTCATGGCGGTTTGCGCCCTCGTTCCCCCATTTTCTGCCTGTGAGACCTTGGGAAACTTATTTATCCCCAGTAAACCCACGTCCTCAGTTTAAAGTGGGAATAATTAAACTACCTATTTCATCAGGTTAATATATGGATTAATTAAGACAGTTTTCCACTTCTGATTACCTAGCAGGGCAGCTAGGCTGTAGCAAGTATTCAAGAAATATCTGAGAATTAATGTGTATCAAGTACTTGGCACAATGTCTACCTTGTaaaaacttattattatttttagtaataaGTCTAAGGGACTCCATTTCTGGACATGTAATTCTCTTTCTctattgcctggcacatagaatgtTGATTGTGCTATATATTTAGAGTACTTAAAATGCTGCTTAGCATATTTGAGAAATTCTAACAATTATACTTAATAAGAATATAATTAGTTAGAATAGTACagagcaggagtcagcaaactatcGCCCATCTTGGACTGTCTTATAGCccttgagctaagaatggtttctaCATTTGTAAAGGTTGTATATGAGAAAGAATATGAGACAGAGACCACAGTGTATGTGACCgccaagcctaaaatatttactgtctgcccgtttacagaaagtttgccaaTCCTTTGCATAGAGCTTTCTTAGCATTATTAAATGTCAAATTTATGATTAAGTAAAGGCCATTAATTAATTGGTGAGGGGAGAGGACAAATCTGTTAGTCTTTTCTTATCCTCTGGACTAAACAAAGATGTTAGTCAGCAGTGAAATGGACAATGGAGAGATGGTCAGTGTTCGATAGTTTATAAGGTGAATATGCTTTGCCCCTGACTTTCTAAAACCtaaatgttttgaaattaaaattttagcaaaGATGATGCTGAAGTTGAATGTCAGGGGTGCCAAGACAAGAATAAGTGTTAACAGAAAAACATAGGGAAGGTGAATAAATGGATTTTGTCTTGTTGTTAATTGTCATATTTGGGGAAATATTCTAGATTTTAAGAAGCTTCATGAGGCTCGTTTTAAGGAAATGGAGTCCATTGATCAATatgttgagagaaaaaagaaacattttgaagAACACAATTCATTTAATGAACTGAAGGTATGCTGATAAAATTATGTTCTTAATGCCACTaagctgtttgtttttaatgttgataCTGTGTATATACAATGGTTAATACAATTAGCTATTATTCTACTAGTGGAATGAATTTGTTTGAGtctaatgtatttttattattttaaatttgtttttgagaATTTTCAAAACCTTCCAGATAAAGCAGTGAATCTTCACTATGAAAaagaattctgtaaaaaataaagttaaaaaaataaaacattttttaaaaatttgtaaaaaaatttttttaaagtaaacagtaaaaaaaggaaaaaaaaggaagaactcCAAAGTAGCAATAAGTTGTTCTGTTTTCCACATTCAGACACTGTGCCTATCACTTTTGTTGGGGAAGGACTGATATATGGCTGAAGccatctctccctgtctctgacCTAAAGGGAAAATGAGTGACTAGCAGTTGCTAATTTAAAGGCTTCCTGTCATAACTGAGCTCCCTGGGTGGGGGGCCTTCAGGCCAGGTCCTGCTGGACTCAAGCAGCTTCGAGTAAGAGAAGGTAAAGTCAACCCCGAGGCTGAGTTAGCAGCAGAGTAGTGAGTAAATAACATCCTAGGAAGTTGATGTTCCTGTCTTACATGGTATCTGGTGTTAAAGGGGTGCCACAAAGATGGATGGGAAACATTTTTGAATTTAATAATACATAATAACCTGCCTATTTCTCAAAGAATTTGAGGCAGTTTGTGGTATTACACACAACACAAAACAGTATAAATCTGGTTTAAAAGGGGCAGAAAATGAGCACTGTTAACAGGTACAGTGACTAATATATCAGTCACTCAGTTGAGTTTTGAGTTTTCTGATATCAGTGCCAATGGGGAAATGCACTGGGTAATAAGttctaaataattaaaaacaaaaaaacatacggTTCTTAGAAGCTTACTCTTggataataaatgttcatttgaaCATTTATAAAACCACTGTTACCACAGTTGAAGACACTGTTAACAACCTTCTAGCAAACAGTCTTGGCATTAAACATCTCCATTCCTTCATAGTGATctagcaacatgggtggacaaTCCAGGGAAGAGCTATTCAGTATGTCCATAAGAAGACTCTTAACTATTAGCAAGGGCTAAGTATCACAACATTCACAGCTGAGTATTGGGACAAGAGGCCCATCCCGGAGGAGCGGGGGAGGGTGTCCTGCTGATGCTTTACAGAAAGTAGACAGTTAGCTTCTTTTTCTGCATAGGCATGAGCTAGCTGCAAATATGCCTGTAAGGAGGGCCACTCGTTCTCCTTACCATGAAGCTGAGGCTACTTAAGTACTTGATTGAAAGTCAAGCTTTCTGTACTACATAATATGGATGAATTAACTTCCAGGTAAAAATTAAGGGCAGAACAACTGCTTCAACCATAAACTTGATTGTAGCCTTGAagatgtgttgaataaatgagtagcTTGTGTTGTTTTTTAGTTGATAGCCCCATCTGCATGAGTTCTAAAATCCCACCCCAGCGCCACTGTTTAAGGAATTGGCTAATCAAATGGCTTATTTGGTATGATCTGTTTGGAGACTagagaataaaaaacaattaCAGTGACTTCACCATAGCTAATATGGATTTCTTGACGGTTGACTTGTTTGGGGATTGGTCATTTGGAGAGTGATGGACAATAAGAAATGAGCAGAGATCTAGAGAGAATCATCCTGGCTGTGACCAATCTCTCCTTTCGTGATTAGAGGATGGAAACCTGATTGAGTTAGTTGCCAAATGGCTCCCCTCTGCAATGATCTGAAACCTTGTGCCCTGAGTTGCCTGTTTACTTTGCTAACAGTAGGAATGATCAAATTTTTTGATCTTTGACAGTATATGACAAAATCCCaattgaatttgcatttctctgatcattACATGTTACATGTTTACGttacaaatatttatatgtgTTCATTGATGATTTTGCTGTgaatttgctttttcttaatttttgctgATTTATGAGCCACTTATCTATATTAatgatatatattatgtattaaatGTTCTAAATACTTTCCCACAGTTTGTCTTAACAGTGTCTTACCTTGTGGAAGGTTTTATTGTTTTATCCAACTATCCAGCTTTTCCTTCTAAAACTGAGGGTTTTGTCTTGCTCTCCCTGTCCCAAGATCATAAAAATAtgctcttatatttatttttactgcttttattatttttccctatGTTACTCCTTAacccacattttaatttttatgtatggtatgaTTGAGCTCTTTGCTTTGttaaaacaggattttttttgctaaaagaaaggaaggaattgaTTAGATACACTGCAAGCAAAATAAATTAGTACTACTAGAGTCTGCGGCATAATATTCTACCTGAAAAGTCAGAAAGATTGGTATTCAGTGCGAGTAGAATCATTTAAACATAAGTTGCTCAAGCAAAGGTATAGAGTTGGTGATTCTATCACCAGGTATACTGGAAAGTGGGAATTTTAGGGGAAAGACAGAAGAAGGCATAAAAGGTGTGGTTAAATATAACAGCATACTTAATACATCTAACCTGAGTTTTCAGCTTATAGTAAAGATATGTATTTACCAAATACTTTGGTTTTAAATTTGTCTCACAACATGAGACTCTCTTCTGCTCGTATGTTGAAATGAGAAGTTAACATAATTCTCTAGTTTCTTGTATTATTTCATAGgataaaatcagaatttttatgtcttttggcTTTACATTGTCAATTTTAATAGTCCTATCTCTGCTGTCAGTGAAGTTAGATTTCTTCTGCTTGCAACAGAGCTTagactaatgatagtaaaacATTCAATCATTCTTTGTGCTTTGACAGTATCTAGAAAAAGATAACATAAGTGGAACCCTTCCCTGCCATTTCAAAGAGAgcatttcccttcctcccttctttcttttctttaggttttttaaaaagaactttaaaaagctATTGGAGAGCCGGGGGTGGGTAGGGGAGGAATTATTTGTAGATTCCATAAGCTTTTTACATAGTAGGTTTCTCTTTGAGTTTGTATTTAATAAACTGCATATCATGCTCTCAAAGGAACCATCTTTCCAAGAGAACCGATTTATCCTCCCTTTCTGGCCATGGGGGACTGTTTAGCCACCTGCTTTCTCTAGTTAGAAAATACCTGGGGACATGGTAGCTGGGAAAGGCTTTCTGTAACACGTTACTCAGCACAACCAGAAGTTTCTCTTAAATCAGAGTCACCATAGCAACACAGGTGCAGGGAACTGCTCAGCCTGCCAGGCAGGTAGGGTAGGGTGAGGTagtggggaaggaaggatgaCAGGGTTAAAAGTGGCGATGAAACGGGATAAATGGGGGCACTCTCTTGCACTTTGCCCAGACAGTACTGTCTCAGAGGCCAGCTTTAATGTGGTGTGTTTCCCTTTCTTCAGAAGCAGCCCGGCACTAAGGGAGTGGTGGCAACTCCAGTTCCTCCCCGAGAAAGACTCTCTGTGGCTCGTACCCCCGCCAGCCAACGGGGCTCACAAGGCCGGCCTCACGCAGGCCGTAGCACCTCGTGTGTGAAGGGGCTGGCCAAGCGCTCCGTGCTCTCAGCAGCTAAGATGAACGTCAGGTAAAGAAGAGCTCCAAAATGGAACCAAGGGCGAGAGCTCAAAGCTTTACTGCTTCTAATACATTTCAGGTGGACTACAACAAATATTTTAGTGttgatgaaaaaggagaaaggatcGGAATAGAGAGAAAGATCAGCAAACTGGTTTTATTtatgttactttttttcccttaaatttgtgttttcttgttttgtccaCCTTCCCTAAGCtcgcgtgtttttttttttaaaacactacctttttattcgttttgttttggttttttaatttatttattttttggctgcattgggtcttcattgctgcccccgggctttctctagttgcggcaagcgggggctactcttccttgtggtgcgcaggcttctcgttgcagtggcttctattgttgcggagcacaggctttaggtgcatgggcttccgtagttgtggcacacaggctcaac
Above is a genomic segment from Pseudorca crassidens isolate mPseCra1 chromosome 1, mPseCra1.hap1, whole genome shotgun sequence containing:
- the NUSAP1 gene encoding nucleolar and spindle-associated protein 1 isoform X2, whose amino-acid sequence is MADKLLRALKAHLKNEARKENENQDEIQTSASSCDEIEVQLSSQKQAEREPVGHVTKTRRRRRTVYRSPDSQQDHSEIKVCDPTEFQNQEKHENQALRTIVEAPSLPNKSQDENAVPSGKSGINGNEGPKIPSERKKSLYTDGFSKPGKNKRTASTTPNFKKLHEARFKEMESIDQYVERKKKHFEEHNSFNELKKQPGTKGVVATPVPPRERLSVARTPASQRGSQGRPHAGRSTSCVKGLAKRSVLSAAKMNVRFSAATKDNEHKRSLTKTPARKSAHVTTSGSTPKGQAVLETHKLKTTRAESAAVITPFKLTAETAQTPISHRKPVFDLKASLSRPLNYEPHKGKLKPWGQSKENSSLNEHVNRVSLHKKSYKQPHRQTREEQRKKHEQERKEKKAKVLGVRRGLIMAEHS
- the NUSAP1 gene encoding nucleolar and spindle-associated protein 1 isoform X1; translated protein: MTVPSLEELDSFKYSDLQNLAKSLGLRANLRADKLLRALKAHLKNEARKENENQDEIQTSASSCDEIEVQLSSQKQAEREPVGHVTKTRRRRRTVYRSPDSQQDHSEIKVCDPTEFQNQEKHENQALRTIVEAPSLPNKSQDENAVPSGKSGINGNEGPKIPSERKKSLYTDGFSKPGKNKRTASTTPNFKKLHEARFKEMESIDQYVERKKKHFEEHNSFNELKKQPGTKGVVATPVPPRERLSVARTPASQRGSQGRPHAGRSTSCVKGLAKRSVLSAAKMNVRFSAATKDNEHKRSLTKTPARKSAHVTTSGSTPKGQAVLETHKLKTTRAESAAVITPFKLTAETAQTPISHRKPVFDLKASLSRPLNYEPHKGKLKPWGQSKENSSLNEHVNRVSLHKKSYKQPHRQTREEQRKKHEQERKEKKAKVLGVRRGLIMAEHS